Proteins from one Burkholderia oklahomensis C6786 genomic window:
- a CDS encoding amino acid ABC transporter permease — translation MLMQNLLDFLPILLKGAIVTVEITLCAFVLSSVLGLGLALMRVSSNRALSHAAAAVVNVIRGLPIIVQLFYIYFVLPDLGVQLSAFQAGFIGLGIAYSAYQAENFRAGIEAIDRGQIEAAQSIGMRGAMIMRRVVLPQAFRIALPPYGNTLVMMLKDSSLASTITVAEMTRAGQLIASSTFQNMTVYTLVALLYLALSLPLVYGLRRIERRLGIKGKR, via the coding sequence ATGCTCATGCAGAACCTGCTCGACTTCCTGCCGATCCTGCTGAAAGGCGCGATCGTCACGGTCGAAATCACCCTGTGCGCGTTCGTGCTCAGCTCGGTGCTCGGCCTCGGGCTCGCGCTGATGCGCGTGTCGTCGAACCGCGCGCTCTCGCATGCGGCGGCCGCGGTCGTCAACGTGATCCGCGGCCTGCCGATCATCGTTCAGCTCTTCTACATCTATTTCGTGCTGCCCGATCTCGGCGTGCAGCTCTCCGCGTTCCAGGCGGGCTTCATCGGGCTCGGGATCGCGTACTCCGCGTATCAGGCGGAGAACTTCCGCGCGGGCATCGAGGCGATCGACCGCGGGCAGATCGAGGCCGCGCAGTCGATCGGCATGCGCGGCGCGATGATCATGCGCCGCGTCGTGCTGCCGCAGGCGTTCCGGATCGCGCTGCCGCCGTACGGCAACACGCTCGTGATGATGCTGAAGGACTCGTCGCTCGCATCGACGATCACCGTCGCCGAAATGACGCGCGCCGGACAGCTGATCGCATCGTCGACGTTCCAGAACATGACGGTGTACACGCTCGTCGCGCTGCTCTATCTCGCGCTCAGCCTGCCGCTCGTCTACGGACTGCGGCGCATCGAACGCCGTCTCGGCATCAAGGGGAAGCGATGA
- a CDS encoding ABC transporter substrate-binding protein produces MIQFAKRFFLGLVVAAAPLVSSAAPPVYAVGATSTGVPFTFLDVKTNSIQGLLVDAINATGKAAGFDVKIEQTTFSALIPSLTTKKIDVISAAMLKTPAREQVVDFSDTVYAYGEGLVVRADDTGKYVTMDDLKGEIVGAQVGTAFVDALNKKGIFKEVRTYDSIADIMRDVALGRIKAGFGDRPILSYQLRKNPNPKLRLVDGYQSTVTGNVCFIVRKGDRETLDRLNAGLKKIKADGTLAQLVKKWQVE; encoded by the coding sequence ATGATCCAGTTCGCCAAGCGCTTCTTCCTCGGCCTCGTCGTCGCGGCCGCCCCGCTCGTGTCGAGCGCCGCGCCGCCCGTCTACGCGGTCGGCGCGACGTCGACCGGCGTGCCGTTCACCTTCCTCGACGTGAAGACGAACTCGATCCAGGGCCTCCTCGTCGACGCGATCAACGCGACCGGCAAGGCGGCCGGCTTCGACGTGAAGATCGAGCAGACGACGTTCTCCGCGCTGATCCCGTCGCTCACGACGAAGAAGATCGACGTGATCTCGGCCGCGATGCTGAAGACGCCCGCGCGCGAGCAGGTGGTCGACTTCTCGGATACCGTCTATGCGTACGGCGAAGGCCTCGTCGTGCGCGCCGACGACACCGGCAAGTACGTGACGATGGACGACCTGAAAGGCGAGATCGTCGGCGCGCAGGTCGGCACCGCGTTCGTCGACGCGCTGAACAAGAAAGGCATCTTCAAGGAAGTGCGCACGTACGACTCGATCGCGGACATCATGCGCGACGTCGCGCTCGGCCGAATCAAGGCGGGCTTCGGCGACCGCCCGATCCTCTCGTACCAATTGCGCAAGAACCCGAATCCGAAGCTGCGCCTCGTCGACGGCTATCAGTCGACGGTCACGGGCAACGTGTGCTTCATCGTGCGCAAGGGCGACCGCGAGACGCTCGACCGCCTGAACGCGGGCCTGAAGAAGATCAAGGCCGACGGCACGCTCGCGCAGCTCGTGAAGAAATGGCAGGTCGAGTGA
- a CDS encoding IclR family transcriptional regulator: protein MSEAARRPQPEAGSDQGDASDALFNQSLEKGIAVLRAFSAQRRTMTLPEVAEATSITKSSAQRMIYTLERLGYVRKHPRTRRYQLTPRVMQIGFNYLAADTLIDVANPFLSELTNVTGETTNLTEPDGVDMVYVARFVCTKFVPIHMPIGSRIPMYCTASGRAYLSALPDGDAHALLEASERVAHTQYTVTDIGAIEALLGGARRNGYASNREELFIGDMTIAAPVLDGERRPVASVHVVAPSSRWTLADAEQRLAPAVIDCARGISNSIRTLA from the coding sequence ATGAGCGAAGCAGCACGCCGGCCACAGCCGGAAGCGGGGAGCGATCAGGGCGACGCCTCCGACGCGCTTTTCAACCAGTCGCTGGAAAAGGGAATCGCGGTGCTGCGCGCGTTCAGCGCGCAGCGGCGGACGATGACGCTGCCGGAGGTCGCCGAGGCGACGTCGATCACGAAGAGCTCCGCGCAGCGGATGATCTACACGCTCGAGCGGCTCGGCTACGTGAGGAAGCATCCGCGCACGCGCCGCTATCAGCTGACGCCGCGCGTGATGCAGATCGGCTTCAACTATCTGGCGGCCGATACGCTGATCGACGTCGCGAACCCGTTCCTGTCGGAGCTCACGAACGTGACGGGCGAGACGACGAATCTGACCGAGCCGGACGGCGTCGACATGGTGTACGTCGCGCGCTTCGTCTGCACGAAATTCGTGCCGATCCACATGCCGATCGGCAGCCGCATTCCGATGTACTGCACGGCGTCGGGCCGCGCTTATCTGAGCGCGCTGCCCGACGGCGACGCGCACGCGCTGCTCGAGGCGAGCGAGCGCGTCGCGCACACGCAATACACGGTCACCGACATCGGCGCGATCGAGGCGCTGCTCGGCGGCGCGCGGCGCAACGGCTACGCGTCGAATCGCGAGGAGTTGTTCATCGGCGACATGACGATCGCGGCGCCCGTGCTCGACGGCGAGCGACGGCCGGTCGCGTCGGTGCACGTCGTCGCGCCGTCGAGCCGCTGGACGCTCGCCGACGCCGAGCAGCGGCTCGCGCCTGCGGTGATCGACTGCGCGCGGGGAATATCGAATTCGATTCGGACGCTGGCGTAG
- a CDS encoding C40 family peptidase, producing MLRLSLSVLVISLLAACSTAPQKPARSSSGMAITTPRAYAPPRGFPNFVDHSVGREEISIQAMSLVGVPYRWGGNTPDSGFDCSGLVRYVVDRAASVNLPRTTADMSSIGESVDPDGIAPGDLIFFNTSGRPHSHVGIYVGKLRFVNAPSTGGTVRLDYLTNPYWAKRFDGIRRVAAPKAKPTPFDAPTYQASRQPDAAPRAAAVAAAQSAQSTYAANAAEQPVARATAPSAPSASSAYAANANAPSSAHNATPGAAPAYAANSPAPNAAAPAATASADPYEPPPSAMSAAQRQAQAAGAASPAIASTGAGASPAAASSYAPPTGGGTAAAVAGTSPADPIDAAADAFEPPPPTARAAARQAQLAAPGSVQILRASTAPGSASTAPTGTSDDPIARFANGGY from the coding sequence ATGCTGCGTCTTTCGCTGTCCGTTCTCGTGATCTCGCTGCTCGCGGCCTGTTCGACCGCGCCGCAGAAGCCGGCGCGCTCGTCGTCCGGCATGGCGATCACCACGCCGCGCGCATACGCGCCGCCGCGCGGCTTCCCGAACTTCGTCGACCACAGCGTCGGTCGCGAGGAAATCTCGATCCAGGCGATGAGCCTCGTCGGCGTCCCGTATCGCTGGGGCGGCAACACGCCCGACAGCGGCTTCGACTGCAGCGGCCTCGTGCGCTATGTCGTCGACCGCGCGGCGAGCGTCAACCTGCCCCGCACGACGGCCGACATGAGCTCGATCGGCGAATCGGTCGATCCCGACGGCATCGCGCCCGGCGATCTGATCTTCTTCAACACGTCGGGCCGGCCGCATTCGCACGTCGGCATCTACGTCGGCAAGCTGCGCTTCGTGAACGCGCCGTCGACGGGCGGCACCGTGCGGCTCGACTACCTGACGAATCCGTATTGGGCGAAGCGCTTCGACGGCATCCGGCGCGTCGCCGCGCCGAAGGCGAAGCCGACGCCATTCGATGCGCCGACCTATCAGGCAAGCCGGCAACCGGACGCCGCGCCGCGTGCGGCCGCGGTGGCTGCGGCCCAATCGGCCCAATCGACCTACGCGGCGAATGCCGCCGAGCAACCGGTTGCTCGCGCAACCGCGCCGAGCGCGCCGAGCGCGTCATCCGCTTATGCGGCGAATGCGAACGCACCGTCTTCGGCGCATAACGCCACGCCCGGCGCGGCGCCGGCTTATGCGGCGAATTCGCCGGCGCCGAACGCGGCTGCGCCCGCCGCGACGGCGTCCGCCGACCCGTACGAGCCGCCGCCGTCCGCGATGTCCGCCGCGCAGCGGCAGGCGCAGGCCGCGGGCGCGGCGTCGCCCGCGATTGCATCGACCGGCGCGGGCGCCTCGCCGGCGGCCGCATCGTCGTACGCGCCACCGACAGGCGGAGGCACGGCGGCCGCCGTCGCAGGCACGTCGCCGGCCGACCCGATCGACGCCGCCGCGGACGCGTTCGAGCCGCCGCCTCCCACCGCGCGCGCCGCAGCCCGCCAGGCGCAACTCGCCGCGCCAGGCAGCGTGCAGATCCTGCGCGCGTCGACCGCGCCCGGCTCCGCAAGCACCGCCCCCACCGGCACGAGCGACGATCCAATCGCTCGCTTCGCGAACGGCGGCTACTGA
- a CDS encoding PhoH family protein, with product MPLPTPPSKLGSLLPPDEYKAKARPAKAAKPSASGGPAHAVAADHSPANVADPMVVAANTAAPLRAVAPAEAASAAEPRARKTKQTAALLQPVPAAPNAPVARSPKTDAARPAATAAAAPRGAAKTRGRKDAEVEMQKLFVLDTNVLMHDPSSLFRFEEHDVYLPMMTLEELDNHKKGMSEVARNARQVSRTLDALVADGGPISAGIPLARLGSREALGRLYFQTTLTSIEPVEGLPQGKADNQILGVVRALQRERPDRQVVLVSKDINMRIKAHALGLPAEDYFNDQVLEDKDLLYTGVRELPQDFWTKHAKGMESWQDTKTGTTYYRVTGPLVVSMLVNEFVYLEPQNGEPAFHGLVRELNGKTALLQTLRDYSHHKNNVWGITARNREQNFALNLLMNPEIDFVTLLGQAGTGKTLVALAAGLAQVLDDKRYNEIIVTRATVPVGEDIGFLPGTEEEKMQPWMGAFDDNLEVLQKTDDAAGEWGRAATQELIRSRLKVKSMNFMRGRTFVDKYVIIDEAQNLTPKQMKTLVTRAGPGTKIICLGNIAQIDTPYLTEGSSGLTYVVDRFKGWGHSGHVTLARGERSRLADYASDIL from the coding sequence ATGCCTTTGCCTACTCCCCCCAGCAAGCTCGGCAGCCTGCTGCCGCCCGACGAATACAAGGCGAAAGCGCGGCCCGCGAAAGCCGCGAAGCCATCCGCCTCCGGGGGCCCCGCTCACGCCGTCGCGGCCGACCATAGCCCGGCGAACGTAGCCGATCCGATGGTGGTCGCCGCCAACACCGCCGCACCGCTGCGCGCGGTCGCGCCGGCGGAAGCCGCGAGCGCCGCCGAGCCGCGCGCGCGCAAGACGAAGCAGACCGCCGCGTTGCTGCAGCCGGTGCCCGCCGCGCCCAACGCCCCGGTCGCGCGCTCGCCGAAAACCGATGCGGCAAGGCCCGCCGCGACCGCGGCCGCCGCACCGCGCGGGGCCGCGAAGACGCGCGGGCGCAAGGACGCCGAAGTCGAGATGCAAAAGCTCTTCGTGCTCGACACGAACGTGCTGATGCACGATCCGAGCAGCCTGTTCCGCTTCGAGGAGCACGACGTCTATCTGCCGATGATGACGCTCGAGGAGCTCGACAATCACAAGAAGGGAATGTCGGAAGTCGCTCGCAACGCGCGTCAGGTGAGCCGCACGCTCGACGCGCTCGTCGCCGACGGCGGCCCGATCTCGGCCGGCATTCCGCTCGCGCGCCTCGGCAGCCGCGAGGCGCTCGGCCGCCTGTACTTCCAGACGACGCTCACGAGCATCGAGCCCGTCGAAGGCCTGCCGCAAGGCAAGGCCGACAACCAGATCCTCGGCGTCGTGCGCGCGCTGCAGCGCGAGCGGCCGGATCGCCAGGTCGTGCTGGTGTCGAAAGACATCAACATGCGGATCAAGGCGCACGCGCTCGGCCTGCCCGCCGAAGACTACTTCAACGACCAGGTCCTCGAAGACAAGGATCTCCTCTATACCGGCGTGCGCGAACTGCCGCAGGACTTCTGGACGAAGCACGCGAAGGGGATGGAGAGCTGGCAGGACACGAAGACGGGCACCACGTACTACCGCGTGACGGGACCGCTCGTCGTATCGATGCTCGTCAACGAGTTCGTCTACCTCGAGCCGCAGAACGGCGAGCCCGCGTTCCATGGGCTCGTGCGCGAGCTGAACGGCAAGACGGCGCTCCTGCAGACGCTGCGCGACTACAGCCATCACAAGAACAACGTGTGGGGGATCACCGCGCGCAACCGCGAGCAGAACTTCGCGCTGAACCTGCTGATGAACCCCGAGATCGACTTCGTCACGCTGCTCGGCCAGGCCGGCACCGGCAAGACGCTCGTCGCGCTCGCGGCGGGCCTCGCACAGGTGCTCGACGACAAGCGCTACAACGAGATCATCGTCACGCGCGCGACCGTGCCCGTCGGCGAGGACATCGGCTTTCTGCCGGGCACCGAGGAAGAGAAGATGCAGCCGTGGATGGGCGCGTTCGACGACAACCTCGAAGTGCTGCAGAAGACCGACGACGCAGCGGGCGAATGGGGCCGCGCGGCGACGCAGGAGCTGATCCGCTCGCGCCTCAAGGTGAAGAGCATGAACTTCATGCGCGGCCGCACGTTCGTCGACAAGTACGTGATCATCGACGAGGCGCAGAACCTGACGCCGAAGCAGATGAAGACGCTCGTCACGCGCGCGGGGCCGGGCACGAAGATCATCTGCCTCGGCAACATCGCGCAGATCGACACGCCGTACCTGACGGAAGGCAGCTCGGGCCTCACGTACGTCGTCGACCGCTTCAAGGGCTGGGGCCACAGCGGCCACGTGACGCTCGCGCGCGGCGAGCGCTCGCGGCTTGCCGACTACGCGTCCGACATCCTGTGA
- a CDS encoding peroxiredoxin, protein MSVEVDRQVPDFTAPATGGEFSLSGLKGKKLVLYFYPKDNTPGCTTEGLQFRDLYPKFEKAGAEIAGVSRDSLRSHDNFKAKLELPFPLISDPDETLCTLFGVMKLKKMYGKEVRGIERSTFVIDGEGVLRHAWRGVKVPGHVDEVLSAVQAL, encoded by the coding sequence GTGTCCGTCGAAGTCGACCGTCAAGTTCCCGATTTCACCGCGCCTGCCACGGGCGGCGAGTTTTCGCTGTCGGGCCTCAAGGGCAAGAAGCTCGTGCTGTACTTCTATCCGAAGGACAACACGCCCGGCTGCACCACCGAGGGCTTGCAGTTCCGCGACCTGTATCCGAAGTTCGAGAAGGCCGGCGCGGAAATCGCCGGCGTGTCGCGCGACAGCCTGCGCTCGCACGACAACTTCAAGGCGAAGCTCGAACTGCCGTTCCCGTTGATTTCGGACCCCGACGAAACGCTCTGCACGCTGTTCGGCGTCATGAAATTGAAGAAAATGTATGGCAAGGAGGTGCGCGGAATCGAGCGCTCGACGTTCGTCATCGACGGCGAAGGCGTGCTGCGCCACGCATGGCGCGGCGTGAAGGTGCCGGGTCACGTCGACGAGGTGCTGAGTGCTGTACAAGCGCTTTGA
- a CDS encoding polysaccharide deacetylase family protein produces MARIVLKIDVDTLRGTREGVPNLARIFDRFAARATFLFSLGPDHTGWAMRRVLRPGFLKKVSRTSVVEHYGVRQLLYGVLLPGPDIGRRATAEMRAIHEAGFECGIHTWDHVYWQDNVRERPRDWTVREMSKSRERFVDIFGAPPVTHGAAGWQMNDAAFEQIDAWGMRYASDGRGHSPYLPVVEGRTLAHVQMPTTLPTLDEILGIDGIDTDNVAAHLLKHTERNPHDQVFTLHAELEGQKLAPVFEQLLAGWRAQGHTFATMGDYYATLDRAALPSYPVAWGEIPGRSGELIVQPD; encoded by the coding sequence TTGGCCCGCATCGTTCTCAAGATCGACGTCGACACGCTGCGCGGCACGCGCGAAGGCGTGCCGAACCTCGCGCGCATCTTCGATCGCTTCGCCGCGCGCGCGACGTTCCTCTTCAGCCTCGGCCCGGATCACACCGGCTGGGCGATGCGTCGCGTGCTGCGGCCGGGCTTCCTGAAGAAGGTGTCGCGCACGTCGGTCGTCGAGCATTACGGCGTCAGGCAGCTGCTGTACGGCGTGCTGCTGCCCGGCCCCGACATCGGCCGCCGCGCGACGGCCGAGATGCGCGCGATCCACGAAGCCGGCTTCGAATGCGGGATCCATACGTGGGATCACGTGTACTGGCAGGACAACGTCCGCGAACGTCCGCGCGACTGGACCGTGCGCGAGATGAGCAAGAGCCGCGAGCGCTTCGTCGACATCTTCGGCGCGCCGCCCGTCACGCACGGCGCGGCCGGCTGGCAGATGAACGACGCGGCGTTCGAGCAGATCGACGCATGGGGCATGCGCTACGCGTCGGACGGCCGCGGCCACTCGCCGTATCTGCCCGTCGTCGAAGGCAGGACGCTCGCGCACGTGCAAATGCCGACGACGCTGCCGACGCTCGACGAGATTCTCGGCATCGACGGCATCGACACCGACAACGTCGCCGCGCATCTGCTCAAGCACACCGAACGCAATCCACACGACCAGGTGTTCACGCTGCACGCGGAGCTCGAAGGACAGAAGCTCGCGCCCGTGTTCGAGCAACTGCTCGCGGGCTGGCGCGCGCAAGGCCACACGTTCGCGACGATGGGCGATTATTACGCGACGCTGGACCGCGCCGCGCTGCCATCGTACCCTGTCGCGTGGGGCGAAATCCCCGGCCGCTCCGGCGAACTGATCGTCCAGCCCGACTGA
- a CDS encoding bifunctional UDP-4-keto-pentose/UDP-xylose synthase: MKAKKVLILGVNGFIGHHLSKRILETTDWEVFGMDMQTDRLGDLVKHERMHFFEGDITINKEWVEYHVKKCDVILPLVAIATPATYVKQPLRVFELDFEANLPIVRSAVKYGKHLVFPSTSEVYGMCADEQFDPDASALTYGPINKPRWIYACSKQLMDRVIWGYGMEGLNFTLFRPFNWIGPGLDSIYTPKEGSSRVVTQFLGHIVRGENISLVDGGSQKRAFTYVDDGISALMKIIENPNGIATGKIYNIGNPNNNFSVRELANKMLELAAEFPEYADSAKHVKLVETTSGAYYGNGYQDVQNRVPKIENTMQELGWAPQFTFDDALRQIFEAYRGHVADARALVEQHG; the protein is encoded by the coding sequence ATGAAAGCGAAAAAAGTCCTGATCCTGGGTGTGAACGGCTTCATCGGCCATCACCTGTCGAAGCGCATTCTCGAAACCACCGATTGGGAAGTGTTCGGCATGGACATGCAGACCGACCGGCTCGGCGATCTCGTCAAGCACGAGCGGATGCATTTCTTCGAAGGCGACATCACGATCAACAAGGAGTGGGTCGAGTATCACGTGAAGAAGTGCGACGTGATCCTGCCGCTCGTCGCGATCGCGACGCCCGCCACCTACGTGAAGCAGCCGCTGCGCGTGTTCGAGCTCGACTTCGAGGCGAACCTGCCGATCGTGCGCTCGGCCGTCAAGTACGGCAAGCATCTCGTGTTTCCGTCGACGTCCGAGGTGTACGGCATGTGCGCCGACGAGCAGTTCGACCCGGACGCGTCCGCCCTCACCTATGGCCCGATCAACAAGCCGCGCTGGATCTACGCATGCTCGAAGCAGCTGATGGACCGCGTGATCTGGGGCTACGGGATGGAAGGCCTGAACTTCACGCTGTTCCGTCCGTTCAACTGGATCGGCCCGGGCCTCGATTCGATCTACACGCCGAAGGAAGGCAGCTCGCGCGTCGTCACGCAGTTCCTCGGCCACATCGTGCGCGGCGAGAACATCAGCCTCGTCGACGGCGGCTCGCAGAAACGCGCGTTCACGTACGTCGACGACGGCATCAGCGCGCTGATGAAGATCATCGAGAATCCGAACGGCATCGCGACCGGCAAGATCTACAATATCGGGAATCCGAACAATAATTTCTCGGTGCGCGAACTCGCGAACAAGATGCTCGAGCTCGCGGCGGAATTCCCGGAGTACGCGGATTCGGCGAAGCACGTGAAGCTCGTCGAGACGACGTCGGGCGCGTACTACGGCAACGGCTATCAGGACGTGCAGAACCGCGTGCCGAAGATCGAGAACACGATGCAGGAGCTCGGCTGGGCGCCGCAGTTCACGTTCGACGACGCGCTGCGCCAGATCTTCGAGGCGTACCGCGGCCACGTCGCCGACGCACGCGCGCTCGTCGAGCAGCACGGCTAA
- a CDS encoding formyltransferase translates to MKPRAVVFAYHNVGVRCLQVLLARGVDVALVVTHEDSPTENIWFGSVASVAAEHGIPVVTPADPARADVREAVAGAKPDFIFSFYYRHMLPVDLLALAARGAYNMHGSLLPKYRGRVPTNWAVLNGETETGATLHEMAAKPDAGAIVGQTAVPILPDDTAAQVFDKVTVAAEQTLWRVLPALIAGEAPHLPNDLSQGSYYGGRKPEDGRIDWSQSAAQVYNLIRAVAPPYPGAFADLDGARFVIARARLAAPGSAAARAAADLPPGLHVSDNALFGVCGDSRAVSILELRRQRDGGEAVVSPAEFAQFIHSSRHS, encoded by the coding sequence ATGAAGCCGCGCGCCGTCGTCTTCGCGTACCACAACGTCGGCGTGCGCTGCCTGCAGGTGCTGCTCGCGCGCGGCGTCGACGTCGCGCTCGTCGTCACGCACGAGGACAGCCCGACCGAGAACATCTGGTTCGGCAGCGTCGCGTCGGTCGCGGCCGAGCACGGGATTCCCGTCGTCACGCCCGCCGATCCGGCGCGCGCCGACGTGCGCGAAGCGGTCGCGGGCGCGAAACCGGACTTCATCTTCTCGTTCTATTACCGGCACATGCTGCCCGTCGACCTGCTCGCGCTCGCCGCGCGCGGCGCGTACAACATGCACGGATCGCTGCTGCCGAAGTACCGAGGCCGCGTGCCGACGAACTGGGCGGTGCTGAACGGCGAGACCGAGACGGGCGCGACGCTGCACGAGATGGCCGCGAAGCCCGACGCGGGCGCGATCGTCGGCCAGACCGCGGTGCCGATCCTGCCCGACGACACCGCCGCGCAAGTGTTCGACAAGGTCACGGTCGCGGCCGAGCAGACGCTCTGGCGCGTGCTGCCCGCGCTGATCGCGGGCGAGGCGCCGCACCTGCCGAACGATCTGTCGCAAGGCAGCTATTACGGCGGGCGCAAGCCCGAAGACGGCCGCATCGACTGGTCGCAGTCCGCCGCGCAGGTCTACAACCTGATCCGCGCGGTCGCGCCGCCGTACCCGGGCGCGTTCGCCGATCTCGACGGCGCGCGCTTCGTGATCGCGCGCGCGCGCCTCGCGGCCCCCGGCTCGGCGGCCGCGCGCGCGGCCGCCGATTTGCCGCCGGGCCTGCACGTAAGCGATAATGCGCTGTTCGGCGTTTGCGGCGACAGCCGCGCCGTCTCCATTCTCGAACTGCGCCGACAGCGCGACGGCGGCGAAGCCGTGGTTTCCCCGGCGGAATTCGCGCAGTTCATTCATTCCTCCCGTCATTCATGA
- a CDS encoding glycosyltransferase, giving the protein MSHPETRATNPEVSIVIPVYNEEAGLAALFARLYPALDALDTSYEVILVNDGSRDRSAALLADQFRVRPDTTRVVLLNGNYGQHMAILAGFEQSRGEIVVTLDADLQNPPEEIGKLVAKMREGYDYVGSIRLQRQDSLFRRKASAAMNRLRERITRIKMTDQGCMLRAYSRHIIDTINRCGEVNTFIPALAYTFAQSPTEIEVAHEERFAGESKYSLYSLIRLNFDLVTGFSVVPLQWLSFIGVILSLGSAGLFVLLVVRRFIVGAEVQGVFTLFAITFFLLGVIIFALGLLGEYIGRIYQQVRARPRYLIQTVLEARDGKPGVTLPIERREAAR; this is encoded by the coding sequence ATGAGTCACCCTGAAACACGCGCGACGAATCCTGAAGTCTCGATCGTCATCCCCGTGTACAACGAGGAAGCCGGGCTCGCTGCGCTCTTCGCGCGGCTCTACCCGGCGCTCGACGCGCTCGACACGTCGTACGAAGTGATCCTCGTCAACGACGGCAGCCGCGACCGCTCGGCTGCCCTCCTCGCCGACCAGTTCCGCGTGCGTCCGGACACGACGCGCGTCGTGCTCCTGAACGGCAACTACGGCCAGCACATGGCGATCCTCGCGGGCTTCGAGCAGTCGCGCGGCGAGATCGTCGTCACGCTCGACGCCGACCTGCAGAACCCGCCCGAAGAAATCGGCAAGCTGGTCGCGAAGATGCGCGAAGGCTACGACTACGTCGGCTCGATCCGGCTGCAGCGCCAGGACAGCCTGTTCCGCCGCAAGGCGTCGGCCGCGATGAACCGGCTGCGCGAGCGCATCACGCGGATCAAGATGACCGACCAGGGCTGCATGCTGCGTGCGTACAGCCGCCACATCATCGATACGATCAACCGCTGCGGCGAGGTGAACACGTTCATCCCCGCGCTCGCGTACACGTTCGCGCAGAGCCCGACCGAGATCGAGGTCGCGCACGAAGAGCGCTTCGCGGGCGAATCGAAATACTCGCTGTACAGCCTGATCCGCCTGAACTTCGATCTCGTCACGGGCTTTTCCGTCGTGCCGCTGCAATGGCTGTCGTTCATCGGCGTGATCCTGTCGCTCGGCTCGGCCGGACTCTTCGTGCTGCTCGTCGTGCGGCGCTTCATCGTCGGCGCGGAAGTGCAAGGCGTGTTCACGCTCTTCGCGATCACGTTCTTCCTGCTCGGCGTGATCATCTTCGCGCTCGGCCTGCTCGGCGAATACATCGGACGAATCTATCAGCAGGTCCGCGCGCGGCCGCGCTACCTGATCCAAACCGTGCTCGAGGCGCGCGACGGCAAGCCCGGCGTCACGCTGCCGATCGAGCGCCGCGAGGCCGCGCGATGA